From Rhodococcus sp. B7740:
TCCGCGAATACCGTTGTGCTCGTAGCTGATGTAAGCCATAGCTCAGATCTCGCTTTCGCTCGTCTTGCGCCAGCTCGCCAGCTGTCCGCCCCACAGATTCACCGACGCGGGTACCGGACGCCACTGCCGCGTCACGTACGTGGCTCGGTCGTCGTGGAACTTCTCCATCTCGGCCGAGAGCTCGATGTGGTTGCCCGCCGGATCGTCGAAGAAGACGAACAGATTGTTGCCGGGGCCATGGCGTCCCGGGCCCCAGACGACGTCGACACCGATCTCGGTGAGGCGATCGCACCAGGACTTGAAGTCCTCCCACTCGGCGAGGTCGTAGGAGTAATGGTCGAGATCGCCGGGCACACCGTTCTCGACGACGGCCAGAGTGTGGTGATCGCGGTCGCTGCGCAGCCACGCGAACCGGCCGTCCTCGAGCTGATCGGAGATGCGGAATCCGACGGTGTCGACGAAGAACGAGACCATCTGCGCCACGTTGTCGGTGCCGAGAGTGGTGTGCTGGAACTTGATCGGGCGTCGACCCGGATCGGCAGCGTTCTCACCCTGGCGAGCGACCGGTCCGTGGAAATGCACCGTGGTGCCGTCGGGGTCGGTCACCGAGATGCCCGACGGTGCGCCGACGGCATGGTCGAGGACGGACGGATCCAGATCCACGACGTCATGGCCGGCGTCCTTCAATCGCGCGGTGATCCCGGCGATACCGTCGGCATCACGAACCTCGAAGCCATAGTGAGACAGTCCCTTCGGACCCTCGGTGAGGTCCAGAACGTGGTGTCCGAGGCCCCAGCCGAGGCGCAGGCCGCCGCCCGCGAGCTCCTCCTGCACGGTCAGACCGACGGTGCGGCCGTAGAAGTCGGCGGTGGCGGCGACGTCGGTAACGGTGAATCCGAGGTGCGAGACGGCGGTCCGGTGCAGTGTGCCCACGGCTCCACCTTCCTGCAGTCTGTTCCGGGTGGGAGTGGTCATGTCAGTGATCCGCCTTTCGGGGCGTCGATGGGGTGGGGACGATGGCGTCGGTGTAGACGGTGATACGCACCCGGTCGCCGCGGGTGGGCGGTTCCAAGTGGCCGAGGAACACGCTGTGGTTCAACCACTTCCATCCTGGATCGGCCACCTCGAAGCGAGGGTTGGTGGAGCAGTACCAGCGGTCGATATCGGCACCACCGCCGGCGAAGATGCGCTCCATGGTGGCATCGTCCTGGGTGCCCCAGCCCTCGTTGGTGACCATGATGGTCACGTCGTCGTCGGTGACGATCGTGTAGCGAGCCCACAGGTGGGTGACGCCGTCGGTGCGCACCAGGTTCCAGTCCGCACCGCCGGGCAGGATCGTCCCGGATCCGGCCGGTCCCCGGAATCGGCCGCCGGTGATCGGGATGACCCGACGCATTCCGTGTGGGGTCGACCCGATCACCACCGGGGGAGCCAGCTCGACGTCGAGGGTGAAGACGTGATGGAGAGTGGGCGTGGACATGTCACTCACCGGCGGGCAGCAGTCGCCCGGCCGTAGGTGATGCTGCCGCGTCGATCGGGGCAGCATCGAGTCCCCTGGGGGCTCCGCCGGGAATGACGAGGGCGATGAGCGCAGCCAGGACGGTGGCTCCGGCACAGACGTAGATGCCGATGTCGAGGCCGGTCTCGAGAGCCGTCCTGGCAAGTGGTGCAACCAGATCCGAGATCGGACCGAGGTCGGCGTTGGCCACCGCCAACGGCCCGCCCTGCTCTGCGACGCCGGATGCCACGCCCACCGCCT
This genomic window contains:
- a CDS encoding DUF3237 domain-containing protein — translated: MSTPTLHHVFTLDVELAPPVVIGSTPHGMRRVIPITGGRFRGPAGSGTILPGGADWNLVRTDGVTHLWARYTIVTDDDVTIMVTNEGWGTQDDATMERIFAGGGADIDRWYCSTNPRFEVADPGWKWLNHSVFLGHLEPPTRGDRVRITVYTDAIVPTPSTPRKADH
- a CDS encoding VOC family protein; translation: MTTPTRNRLQEGGAVGTLHRTAVSHLGFTVTDVAATADFYGRTVGLTVQEELAGGGLRLGWGLGHHVLDLTEGPKGLSHYGFEVRDADGIAGITARLKDAGHDVVDLDPSVLDHAVGAPSGISVTDPDGTTVHFHGPVARQGENAADPGRRPIKFQHTTLGTDNVAQMVSFFVDTVGFRISDQLEDGRFAWLRSDRDHHTLAVVENGVPGDLDHYSYDLAEWEDFKSWCDRLTEIGVDVVWGPGRHGPGNNLFVFFDDPAGNHIELSAEMEKFHDDRATYVTRQWRPVPASVNLWGGQLASWRKTSESEI